GCTTGGCGGCCCGCTGCAGCGCCGGCCGGCCGCACCGGCGGCGATGGAGAACCAGAATGCCGAAGCCGGCTCATAGCGCGCCGCCCGCACGGGAGCCTCGGTACCACGTGCGGTTGATGTTCGAGTGGGGCGGCGGCTGCCTCTGGGGCGGCAACGACGCGGCCTACGATGCGTTCGACGTGGGGCCCATCGAGGACGAGCTTCCCCTCTCCAACGCCACGCGCCAGCGCCTGGAAGAGCTGTCGGTCTGGCACGATACGGCGCTCGACTGGGACGACCCCGCCGGCCCGGGTCTCTGGACGCCCGAGGAGTACGACAAGTTCCACCAGGCCGCCGTCGAAATCCTGGACACCATCCGTTCTGAACTTGGCCCGGACTTCCGGGTCGAATGCCGGGGCCCGTAGCGGCGGCGCCCCTCTCTCCCCTGCCCTTCCCGCAAAGGACACCTGTTGACCACGAAGTCCAATTCCCGCGCCACTCTCGCACGTACGGCCCTCCGCATCGCGTGCACGGCGATGATCCTGGCCGGTGCCGGGGCATGCGAAGACAGCACGGGAAGCGAAACGCGAGACGTCACGATCGGCGGGATCTTTTCGCTCACCGGCAACTGGGCGTCGCTCGGCGTGACCAGCAAGGCCGCGATGGAGCTGGCGGTGGAGGACGCCAACCGCTTCGCCGCGGGCCGGGGCATCACCTTCCGCTCCGACATCCGGGACACCAAGCTGGACCCGGCGACGGCGCTCTCGGCCGTGCAGTCGCTGAAGGCCGCCGGTGTGCAACTGGTCGTCGGCCCGCAGTCCAGCGCCGAGCTGGCGGCCATCAAATCGTACGTGGATGCGAATCCGCTGATTGTTGTCAGCCAGTCGAGCACGGCGGGATCGCTGGCGGTGCCGGGCGACCACGTCTATCGCTTCACGGCGGCGGATAGCCTGGAGGGCATCGCCTCGGCGGCGCTGATGTGGGGCGACGGCGTTCGCACGGTGATCCCGGTCTGGCGTGCGGACGCCGGGAACCAGGGGCTTCACACGGCCACCCGGAGAGGGTTCACCGCGCGCGGTGGCACCGTATCGAGCGGCGTGGAGTACGCGACGAACGCCACCAGCTACGCGGCAACCATTACCGCGCTTGGCACGCAGGTGCGGGCCGCACTCGCCACGCGGCCGGCGAGCCAGGTGGGCGTGTACCTGGCCGGCTTCGACGAGGTGGCGGACGTGTTCGTGGCCGCGGCGGGGGACCCGGTGCTCGCCTCGGTGCGCTGGTACGGCGCGGACGGCATCGCGCAGAGCGGCGCCCTGCTCGCCCGCCCGGCGGCCGTGGCATTCGCGCAGCAGGTCGGCTTTCCGTCGGCGCTCTTCGGGCTGGACCTGGCAGCGAGCGCGACGTGGCAGCCGGTCGCTACGCGCATCCAGCAGCGCGCGGGCATGGCGCCCGATGCGTTCGCGCTGGCCGTGTATGATGCGGTGTGGGTGGCGGCGCTGGCGTACCTCGCCT
This region of Longimicrobium sp. genomic DNA includes:
- a CDS encoding ABC transporter substrate-binding protein — translated: MTTKSNSRATLARTALRIACTAMILAGAGACEDSTGSETRDVTIGGIFSLTGNWASLGVTSKAAMELAVEDANRFAAGRGITFRSDIRDTKLDPATALSAVQSLKAAGVQLVVGPQSSAELAAIKSYVDANPLIVVSQSSTAGSLAVPGDHVYRFTAADSLEGIASAALMWGDGVRTVIPVWRADAGNQGLHTATRRGFTARGGTVSSGVEYATNATSYAATITALGTQVRAALATRPASQVGVYLAGFDEVADVFVAAAGDPVLASVRWYGADGIAQSGALLARPAAVAFAQQVGFPSALFGLDLAASATWQPVATRIQQRAGMAPDAFALAVYDAVWVAALAYLASPAGVSADSLASRFVQAAGTYHGTTGWATLNGAGDRQHADFDFWAIRPSGTGYAWKRVGGYETRSGTLSR